The nucleotide window tcaataaaattcatttgtCATTTGAAATCCTAAATTATTGTAAGAAATCATTTTTGTTGTAGATTATAGAAAATATTGCCAATCTGTCGAGTTTTAATTAGTAAACAAgtcttagaaatatattacttttttatctcATAACATAAACCAAAACAAGTTAAGCTTTGGTCCGGAAAGCAGATgcagcgacatctatcgcgcaacatacgAACTATGGAACtaagaactgacgtatcctacatcgcgatattgAAGTTATCCGAAGATTGAAGTCcggtctggtcggaggatcctccctatGCGATGACGGACGAGGACATATACACTCCGTTCCTCTCATCCCCCCAAACTGGTGACGTGATTTgaacacaaataaatttacaagTACAGgaatactaataaattatacatagaaTGGAAtggaaaaataattatcgaCACTTATTGTCGTAGTCattctttttacaatttatttcaaacaaacttaattaatttcagACCACTTACACGATTTGATATAATTAGCCTTTGATGAAATTCAATATTGGACATTTTTAAGACTCAGCTGCAACTGCCAATAACTTTTTGTAGGAACCTGCCAGTGATCTTGCTGCAAATAACAGGATTTCTCTCCGTGACACACCTGTTGAAGCTTCTTGCCATTGTGTATGTGGTACCTGAATGAACAAGTATTATAGTTCAATTACATAcaatcttaatataaaaaactatatgTTCACTAGTAGGTGCCtccattcatttatttatttggttactCAAAAGTTtgaaaccgattttaatggaaattttttcaataattgtaGCAGTTTTtttacgactaggtcggcaaacaaacataCAGCCCATTCGATCGTAAGCAGTTGAAGTAAGTAGTGTCGTGTGGTGAGCAAGGTGGCTAGAATTCCTGGCGCTCGCGGCAGGCTTCTCGGGGGTAGGTTAAGCAGTGCCCTTGCGATGCTCATTCATGTGTCCATAGGCCACGTTAACCAATTACAATCGTGTGGCCCATATGCACGTTTGCTAttcttaacatataaaaaaaggaaaccaACGTCACCTGCAAGTTGGTCGCCATGATGGAGCCCACGGTGACGCTGTAGCCGGTGAGCGCATGCGCATAGCCCTccgaggcggcgcgcgcggcggccacGGCCGCGCCCGGCACGGGGGTCGCTTGCGACTGCATCTGGAGCTCGATGCCGAGGGACGGCTGCGACAGCACTAGTAGCGACATCTCGTACCATCTACGTGAATTAGTGGAATGTATAGAGAAATATATGTTACTGTCTTTACGTTTTTTTACTTTGTACTATCTTAACGTTACTTCCTGTATTGACTAGACTCCTCCTTAGTCGTTCACTCTTGACAGAGTGGTCGTGGTTGACGACGATTCATTGGCTAAAGCAGCCCCCGCTATACGCCGCcacttgatgcggttttctgcGTCTCGAGAACTCTGGACTATGGAGGTCTCTGTCGCAGCTTTGATGCGGTCTGTCCAACGCGTAGCTGATCGACCGCGTGACCGCTTGCCCTCTACCTGCCCTTGCACAACGAGTCGCTCTATGGATTGTTCGTTCCGAACGAACAATTGGCTAGACTATAAGGGTGTATGTCTTTGAGTATTGTTTCATTGTGTCATTTGTTCAAATACtagttttatatgtgtataaatttCAAACGATTTTGGATTAGTTGAATACTTAATTAGTATATCACTACACTAGACTGAATATGATAACGGTCCTttgaaattacaaattttataaattatgccAACCCAtacataaatatcataattaaacTATTAACATCTAACAGATCAGGCAGCAACAAAAAATAATCCAGATAACTTTGGTTAATAAAGCATCAtcttagttatatatttttttttagcatattttataatagaacACACAGATCCACAGGAATCACAGATACGACTTTTACACAGATTGtaatcatatatattactagTTACTACACATATATGATCACTAATAtagatataagtattttttagtaGATATAGATTCAAGTTGGCagaaatacacattttttattattatttttttttaatgtctgaATATAAGGAGATATGTCTTACCTATCAGTCACTGTCTCTTGTATAAACCCTTCCACAGCGAGCACAGGCACGTTATTTGTAAACTCGCTATGCACAGAGCGTATGTACGCAATACGCTGTTTTGCGGCGGCATAGGCTGACGCGTAGCCTACGGGCTGGGCAGCTGTGACGTCACTGTCAGCCTTGTACCCGCTgaaattatagtaaataaaattaaatatactttactGTATCAGAATTTTATTAGCGATATAATTAATGACAATATAGAAAATTTGTGTGAAGTGCTTATTTCTAGATGTcaagtttttaaacaaaatatttcaaatgctTCTGCTAGATATTAGCCAAGGTTATACAAAACATACATATGTTTTTAGGGGAcgtccattaattacgtgagctcagaatggggggaaggagtccaatgaaatctcaccaaatctcatttaagcCGACAGGGGAAAATCGAAAGTCtcacatcaacttcaaaaaatataaaatattacaaatatttaaaaatatatatttgagtgTTCATTTTTTCCACTAAAGtaaatctcatggctattaaaatcatttagtttttgctttgaattttatttaaataaatttactatcgTATACTTGAACAACTTATTATTTACCATCACTCTCTATTATATTCGGCGTCAATCGCACATAAGGTGACTGCGGTCCAGCCAAATCTCACCGGGAAGAtgtctaaactgatcgaaaaatagctcacgtaattaaagGATGCCCCCCTTAATTCTATTGAAGCTTATCATATCTTTCCTTTTCTTAgttacgaaaataaattaagctttattgaaatatatagcTTTTTTTAGGTAGGTAACTGAAGTTTTCGTTCACtactacattaaattaaaagtcactAGTTAGTAGAAGTAATTAAAAGTTAACTTACATTACAGTTGCTTTTCCGAAAACAGTTTGAAAAGCTTCCCTGACCGGTGAAATCTTTACTTCTTTGTCTGAAGCAACTACTATGCACAGATCACCCCCACTCCCTGCAATATTATTATTCCATTATTCATTGTACTTACAAGTAAACAATTAAAAGGTACTTtcggtagtgaaaaataaattataaaatttgataaaaattaaactttatgtagaaatacacttaaatattccgATTTGAAATCATaaaagcacattattgttttaataaattaaaagtcgtatactttaatctgtatatcacgtgacctaAAACACGACCCGCCATGGTATGACGTCATACGGACAATAACAAAATTCTGTCAGAGCTGTAAACAGCTAGGTACATATCTATCAACTTTAACTTCATGGAGTAATACTTGTGCTCTTTCGTTAGTGCATTtcatttgtacctatttatttatttaaatgaaaaaaggttttgtaaaagCAGATAGTACGAATCTTCCAAAAATAGATTCGATGATGGTTGCAAAGTTTTTTGCATGTAACCCAGACTTCTGTTCTGCCGAATTTCGgaatgttaaaacatctttgtaagtttcacttgttatattatactgttttttttttttttttgtaggtatacctaatttgaaaaataatgttagaaagtgtTAGGTTATATTTTAATCCTTAAGTTACTGCCAAATTAagacttaatagttttttttaatgctagtatTTGTACAGCTAGACACTACACACCAATGATGgctattgtaattcattattttacacaaaaacaccaaatatttgtagctgttaacgttgaatgacaaagagtatatgtataaaGTATTGAACTTTTGACGTATTGAACGAATTTGGTCTTACATACGTTATACACGACTTTTGTTATTAACCatattacgtcaccaaaatGGCTGATAGCGTTTTCGCAGAAATAACaaaggtttaaaatataatttaattttatggcatgaaagcgtgtttattttgccgaaatatttctttttgtggctttttattggaataatcaacattttgaagtactttttcAAACATCGTGAAATACCCTATTATCCTTTGCAAATgcttaatctatatctatactagGGAAGAGGAAGGACCtttgtatttttgaatgttTGTAATAGAGACGATTAGACcgtttttaaaattctttcattCGGAAAATGCTAAATTATCACTAATTGACATCTACACTAgcattataaagaggtaaagtttctaactttatttgtttctagggggtaatcttcgcaaatactgatccaatCATGAAAactctttcactaacagaaagctacacaattcacgcataacggaccacctctgtgtctaaatgcggaaaaccgagcccacaacaagCTACAcaattcaggagtgatataggctatattttattgttattgaagagaaattcagtgaaaaataattgtatatgtaaatcaattCGAAGAAATACGAGGGATATGAAAactatactatatatttgcatcgcaaaaataattaacacctgatgaagtgggcacgggtcggctagtatgatatattttaatcagAGAAAACAGAATTTTAATGTTTCAGTATGTTGACttcgtattatttaattttatgttaaattaattatttatccaaCTTTTATCAAAACagattaaacaatataattacaaCTCACTTAAATATTCTTTCATCTGTGGATCCAGGGTGGTTATCATAGAATCGACTGAGCTCTTAGCTTTCTCAGCGACCCTTTGTAATATGCCTCCACTAGCAACAGCACCTTTCATCCATGTTAAAATTCCACTTCCGGGCATAACATCTcctataaaaaagtaaaaaaaatatatttagctaatgttttatagataaaatatatatatatattttttttttgttatcagtAAACTCTGacactaatataattatactaccATATACAAAAGAtaactaagatttttttatagtgAGGTATAGAAGTATGAATATTATGTAATACTAAAGTTATAcacctaaaatttaaataaaagacaagtagacgaaaaaagaatttaaaacatTCGTATGCTTACCAAGTTTATCACTTTCTGAAATAGATTCAGGTAAGGATTCTGGTGAGAGTGTTGTCAATGAGTCTTCTGGAGACCTAATGGGCAAAGTAGGCTCCCCTTTAGATAGTGGAATAGCTGGGCTACAAAATAtggatattttaattattaaaataaataagactaAGGGaaggtaataaaaattactcaatttattttaaataatatgatacctAAATTTCTCTGGACTCTGAGGTGACTCTTGAACAGGTTTCTTTGCTTCTACATCTTGACTAGCTTCTGAAGCTAGTACTTGCACTGCTGGAACTACCTGCGGTACCTAAACAATCGGTCATACACTACGAACTttgatacttaaaaattataaaaccttTGAACTttggtatttaaaaatactgcTTACCTCAGAGTTATAAGGAGCTGGTGCGGCTGGAGTAGGAACTGTCGTGACAAAGTTTGGAAGTTCAGTAGGTGGAGCAACATTTGAAAGTAGATTGCCACCAGTAGTAAGTGTCGGTGCTGCCGGTATCTTATTTCTTCTATCAGCGTTGCTCATGATTTTTCCTGATACATGTTTTAAAggtcatattaaaattaatatcttaaagtTAAACGACAATTACACACAAGGTATACAtcgtaatattaaaactatttaacacaAATAGTtatgtgtaaaataattaaattttgaagctTTCGTAACTTTGTTAGTATTagtatctaaaatataaaagaaataatcacCGAAACAACGAgtttaaaatcaacaaaaaattgttatgaCAGGTTTTTTTGACAAAactattgttgttttaaaatttatccccaatagggaaaggcaaaggactataatccatacagcctagtctaaatttgtaagtttcgttctgatatatcaaaaggccggagccaagtctgaagtaactttattgttcttctgattcgatgactggtagagtaaggccgaaaccaagtctgaaatttcgtattttcgtctactcttctttgtctataagtgataggcgaggtcgaaaccaagtctgtaataggccgaagcctgaaatatcaaaataaaatttcacatccgatgaatgaaggtcctgatcctgtttcaaatatcattgatagtattgcaaataaattcaaatatactagtatagttatccaaattagtcaataaatcttgtgtattgcgcgggacattttttggtccagaagttgataacaagttggctataaataagaggcgttccagattaaaagcggagcattcaaaaaatatgtgatctaaagactgtgtagagttgttggtgcaatgtgggcaaacgggcgatgagatgatacgcatacgattcaaatgtgcattaaatctgcaatgtccaaatctcaagcggcatagtattgtataatattttctgcttctatgttgatgcgatttagtaaaccaaggactttttccaatatcttgatttatctgagcataccaagatccttttcttaacaaggtttgtcgccaaagatcacgccaatcagataggatttttgatttaatagcaactaatagatcagtgtatggtacggcaacattc belongs to Melitaea cinxia chromosome 17, ilMelCinx1.1, whole genome shotgun sequence and includes:
- the LOC123661827 gene encoding protein PRRC1-like; this translates as MSNADRRNKIPAAPTLTTGGNLLSNVAPPTELPNFVTTVPTPAAPAPYNSEVPQVVPAVQVLASEASQDVEAKKPVQESPQSNFYYLPLVLFILIIKISIFCSPAIPLSKGEPTLPIRSPEDSLTTLSPESLPESISESDKLGDVMPGSGILTWMKGAVASGGILQRVAEKAKSSVDSMITTLDPQMKEYLRSGGDLCIVVASDKEVKISPVREAFQTVFGKATVIGYKADSDVTAAQPVGYASAYAAAKQRIAYIRSVHSEFTNNVPVLAVEGFIQETVTDRWYEMSLLVLSQPSLGIELQMQSQATPVPGAAVAAARAASEGYAHALTGYSVTVGSIMATNLQVPHTQWQEASTGVSRREILLFAARSLAGSYKKLLAVAAES